The proteins below are encoded in one region of Geothermobacter hydrogeniphilus:
- a CDS encoding efflux RND transporter periplasmic adaptor subunit, translating to MTRAEKISLSLFLLFSTVFAGEALFNQICDRIFDCPDKWHIGEAQAAGEKYTCGMHPMVIVDEPGTCPICGMELVPLKAGTGGGSASDKPAGERKIKYWQAPMDPTYIRNEPGKSPMGMDLIPVYEDEAPGGSQISIDPVTAQNMGIRTAVAGTRDMSRTIRTVGLIAYDEPKQFSINSKIAGWVEKLYVNETGQFVKKGQKLLEIYSPELVSAQEEFLLALNNRSALASSSFPEIAEGANRLLESSRRRLQLWDISQDQIRRLEKTRKVEKTLVLRAPYDGIVNMKMVNEGMYVKAGRELFQISDISKVWIYADIYEYELPWVRVGQRAEVILPFVGEKSLTAKVVYIYPYVEPKTRTVKARLILDNPGFQLKPDMYVNVRLKSETVKDALAIPAEAVLYSGEKQTVFIALDGGKFEPRPVKVGIQDDNGMIEIKQGVLPGDRVVTSAQFLLDSESQLREAIAKMLEVQSKKTAGGKDASMSADDMSGEDKPAGSDPAGSKQGKQGKAEDLF from the coding sequence ATGACCCGAGCAGAAAAAATCAGCCTTTCACTCTTTCTTCTCTTTTCGACGGTTTTTGCCGGTGAGGCTCTTTTCAACCAGATATGTGATCGTATCTTCGATTGTCCCGACAAGTGGCATATCGGTGAAGCCCAGGCCGCCGGGGAGAAATATACCTGCGGCATGCACCCGATGGTGATTGTCGACGAACCGGGCACCTGTCCGATCTGCGGCATGGAACTGGTGCCGCTCAAGGCCGGGACCGGCGGCGGGAGTGCCTCCGATAAACCTGCCGGGGAACGGAAAATCAAGTACTGGCAGGCGCCGATGGATCCGACCTACATCCGCAACGAGCCGGGCAAGTCACCGATGGGGATGGATCTGATCCCGGTTTACGAGGATGAAGCTCCGGGCGGATCGCAGATTTCCATTGATCCGGTGACCGCGCAGAACATGGGGATTCGGACGGCTGTTGCCGGGACGCGGGATATGAGCCGGACCATCCGGACCGTCGGCCTGATTGCCTATGATGAACCGAAACAGTTTTCCATCAACAGCAAGATCGCCGGCTGGGTTGAAAAGCTGTATGTCAATGAAACCGGACAGTTTGTCAAGAAGGGGCAGAAGCTCCTGGAAATCTACAGTCCGGAGCTGGTTTCGGCCCAGGAAGAGTTTCTGCTGGCGCTGAATAACCGGAGCGCCCTGGCCAGCAGTTCCTTCCCGGAAATTGCCGAAGGCGCCAACCGTCTGCTTGAGTCGTCCCGCAGGCGACTGCAGCTCTGGGATATCTCCCAGGATCAGATTCGGCGTCTGGAAAAGACCCGTAAGGTCGAAAAAACCCTGGTTCTGCGGGCACCCTATGACGGCATCGTCAACATGAAAATGGTTAACGAGGGGATGTATGTCAAGGCGGGCCGGGAGCTGTTTCAGATCTCCGATATTTCCAAGGTCTGGATTTATGCCGACATCTATGAATACGAACTGCCGTGGGTTCGGGTCGGCCAGCGGGCTGAAGTCATCCTGCCCTTTGTCGGAGAGAAGAGCCTGACGGCCAAGGTGGTTTACATCTACCCGTACGTGGAACCGAAAACCCGGACGGTCAAGGCGCGGCTGATTCTGGACAACCCGGGTTTTCAGCTGAAGCCGGACATGTATGTCAATGTTCGTCTGAAATCGGAAACTGTCAAGGACGCGCTGGCGATTCCGGCCGAAGCGGTTCTCTATTCAGGTGAGAAACAGACCGTCTTCATTGCCCTTGACGGGGGCAAGTTTGAGCCGCGTCCGGTGAAGGTCGGCATCCAGGATGACAACGGAATGATCGAAATCAAGCAGGGGGTTCTGCCCGGGGACCGGGTCGTCACCAGTGCCCAGTTCCTGCTTGACTCGGAGAGCCAGCTGCGGGAAGCCATCGCCAAGATGCTCGAAGTGCAGTCCAAAAAGACGGCCGGCGGGAAAGACGCGTCGATGTCTGCCGACGATATGTCCGGAGAGGACAAGCCGGCCGGGAGTGACCCCGCCGGGTCCAAACAGGGCAAGCAAGGAAAAGCCGAGGATCTGTTCTGA
- a CDS encoding efflux RND transporter permease subunit yields the protein MLEKIIDWSIKNKFMVVLATLFFIVGGLYSMMKMPIDAIPDLSDVQVIVFTEYPGQAPQVVEDQVTYPLTTQMLAVPGAKVVRGYSFFGFSFVYIIFEDGTDLYWARSRVLEYLNYAAGRLPPGVTPALGPDATGVGWVYEYVLESDNHDLQQLRSIQDWFLRYELTSVPGVSEVASIGGYVKQYQVEVDPDRLLAYHITIPQIKRAIQRSNNDVGGRLVEMAETEFMVRGLGYIKSVEDLENVVVGTDRRGTPIMLRDLAKIHLGPELRRGVAELDGEGEAVGGIVVMRFGDNALKTIEGVKEKLKQLQAGLPEGVKIKSVYDRSGLIERAVDTLKEKLIEESIVVAVVTALFLFHISSALVAIVSLPIAILMAFIIMSWQGVNANIMSLGGIAIAIGAMIDAAIIMIENAHKHLERDRGKKPHWEIIADSAKEVGPALFFSLLVITVSFFPVFTLGEQSGRLFKPLAYTKTYAMAAAALLSVTLVPVLMGWFIRGKIPDEEKNPINRLMIKAYHPVVDFVLKWRWPVLIVALLLTATSIYPLKKMGSEFMPPLYEGDLLYMPTTLPGISITKAREILQQTDRIIRQFPEVHHVFGKVGRAETATDPAPLSMMETTIMLKPEDEWRKVHHDRFYTNWPDYLEILKKPLRWMFPEMGTITVEELKTEMNNAIKFPGLTNAWTMPIKTRIDMLSTGIKTPVGIKIMGDDLQTLSDIGEEIEAIVRDIPGTLSVYSERVVGGNYLDYDIDRVAAARYGLTVGDVQDVIQSAVGGMNVTQTVEGLERYPVNVRYARDYRNDLQSLERVLIPLPDGKHIPISQVAKIHIRKGPPSIKSENARRTAWIYVDLKDIDVGTYVANAQAELAKRIKLPAGYNIVWSGQYEYMQAAAAKLKVVIPLTLLIIFVIIYTNTKGLVKTGIIFLALPLSLVGCFWFLYALDYNMSVAVWVGIIALAGISAETGVVMLLYLDLAFELWRDNGRMNNLGDLTQAIHHGAVKRIRPKVMTICVIIAGLMPIMWSHGAGADVMKRIAAPMIGGVITSGAMELMVFPVIYFMWRGLKLKHEFEPTAMEDIHD from the coding sequence ATGCTTGAAAAAATAATCGATTGGTCCATAAAGAATAAGTTCATGGTTGTCCTGGCGACCCTCTTCTTCATTGTCGGCGGCCTCTACTCCATGATGAAAATGCCCATTGACGCCATCCCGGATCTCTCGGATGTGCAGGTTATCGTTTTCACCGAATATCCGGGCCAGGCTCCGCAGGTGGTTGAAGACCAGGTTACCTATCCGCTGACCACGCAGATGCTGGCGGTGCCGGGGGCGAAGGTGGTCCGCGGTTACTCGTTCTTCGGTTTCTCTTTTGTCTACATCATTTTTGAGGATGGAACCGATCTCTACTGGGCCCGATCGCGGGTGCTGGAATATCTCAATTACGCCGCGGGCCGGCTGCCGCCGGGAGTGACGCCTGCGCTGGGGCCGGATGCCACCGGGGTCGGCTGGGTCTATGAGTACGTCCTGGAGAGTGACAACCACGATCTGCAGCAGTTGCGCTCGATCCAGGACTGGTTCCTGCGCTATGAGTTGACCAGCGTCCCCGGGGTTTCCGAGGTCGCCTCCATCGGTGGTTATGTCAAGCAGTATCAGGTTGAGGTTGATCCGGACCGGCTGCTCGCCTACCACATCACCATCCCGCAGATCAAAAGGGCGATTCAGCGATCCAACAACGATGTCGGCGGCCGGCTGGTCGAGATGGCCGAGACCGAATTCATGGTTCGCGGACTCGGTTATATAAAATCGGTTGAAGATCTGGAGAATGTCGTTGTCGGGACCGACCGGCGCGGCACGCCGATCATGCTGCGTGACCTGGCCAAGATTCATCTCGGACCGGAGTTGCGTCGAGGTGTGGCTGAACTGGACGGGGAAGGTGAAGCGGTCGGCGGGATCGTGGTCATGCGGTTCGGCGACAATGCCCTGAAAACCATCGAGGGGGTCAAGGAAAAACTCAAGCAGCTTCAGGCCGGTCTGCCTGAAGGGGTCAAGATCAAGTCGGTCTATGACCGCAGCGGCCTGATCGAGCGGGCGGTAGACACCCTGAAGGAAAAGCTGATCGAGGAGAGCATCGTCGTGGCCGTGGTCACGGCCCTGTTCCTGTTCCATATTTCCAGTGCCCTGGTCGCGATCGTGTCCCTGCCGATTGCCATTCTGATGGCCTTTATCATCATGTCCTGGCAGGGGGTCAATGCCAATATCATGAGTCTCGGCGGTATCGCTATCGCCATCGGCGCGATGATCGACGCGGCCATCATCATGATTGAAAATGCCCACAAACACCTGGAGCGCGATCGGGGTAAAAAACCGCACTGGGAAATTATTGCCGACTCGGCCAAGGAGGTGGGCCCGGCGCTCTTTTTCTCCCTGCTGGTGATCACCGTTTCCTTCTTCCCGGTTTTCACTCTCGGGGAGCAGTCGGGGCGGTTGTTCAAACCGCTGGCCTACACCAAGACCTATGCCATGGCTGCCGCCGCCCTGCTTTCCGTGACCCTGGTTCCGGTGCTGATGGGCTGGTTTATCCGCGGCAAGATTCCCGATGAGGAGAAAAACCCGATCAACCGCCTTATGATCAAGGCCTATCATCCGGTGGTCGACTTCGTCCTCAAATGGCGCTGGCCGGTGCTGATTGTCGCACTGCTGCTGACGGCTACCAGCATCTATCCGCTGAAAAAAATGGGTTCGGAATTCATGCCGCCCCTTTACGAGGGGGATCTGCTCTACATGCCGACCACTCTGCCGGGCATTTCGATCACCAAGGCCAGGGAGATCCTGCAGCAGACCGACCGGATCATCCGCCAGTTTCCCGAAGTTCACCATGTCTTCGGCAAGGTCGGGCGGGCCGAAACCGCCACCGACCCGGCTCCCCTGTCGATGATGGAGACGACCATCATGCTCAAGCCGGAGGATGAATGGCGCAAGGTCCATCACGACCGCTTCTATACCAACTGGCCGGATTATCTGGAAATACTGAAAAAACCGCTGCGCTGGATGTTTCCCGAGATGGGAACGATCACCGTCGAGGAACTGAAGACGGAGATGAACAACGCCATCAAGTTCCCCGGTCTGACCAACGCCTGGACCATGCCGATCAAAACCCGTATCGACATGCTCTCGACCGGGATCAAGACCCCGGTGGGCATCAAGATCATGGGGGATGATCTGCAGACCCTGAGCGACATCGGTGAAGAGATCGAGGCGATCGTACGCGATATCCCCGGCACCCTGAGTGTCTATTCTGAACGGGTGGTCGGCGGTAATTATCTTGATTATGACATTGATCGCGTCGCCGCCGCCCGCTACGGGTTGACCGTCGGTGATGTGCAGGATGTCATCCAGTCGGCGGTTGGCGGCATGAATGTCACCCAGACGGTCGAAGGTCTGGAACGCTACCCGGTGAATGTGCGTTATGCGCGTGATTACCGTAATGACCTGCAGTCGCTGGAACGGGTGCTGATTCCGCTTCCCGACGGCAAGCATATTCCGATTTCACAGGTGGCCAAGATCCACATCAGAAAAGGACCGCCCAGCATCAAGAGTGAAAACGCCCGGCGTACCGCCTGGATTTACGTTGACCTGAAAGATATTGACGTCGGTACCTATGTCGCCAACGCCCAGGCGGAGCTGGCGAAAAGGATCAAGCTGCCGGCCGGTTACAATATCGTCTGGAGCGGCCAGTATGAATACATGCAGGCGGCGGCCGCCAAGCTGAAGGTGGTCATCCCGCTGACCCTGCTGATCATCTTCGTCATCATCTATACCAACACCAAGGGGCTGGTTAAGACCGGTATCATCTTTCTCGCCCTGCCGTTGTCGCTGGTCGGATGTTTCTGGTTTCTGTACGCCCTCGACTACAACATGTCGGTGGCGGTCTGGGTCGGAATTATCGCCCTGGCCGGTATCTCCGCTGAAACCGGGGTGGTCATGCTGCTCTACCTCGATCTGGCGTTTGAACTCTGGAGAGACAACGGTCGGATGAACAATCTGGGGGATCTGACCCAGGCGATCCATCACGGCGCGGTCAAACGGATCCGGCCGAAGGTCATGACCATCTGTGTCATTATCGCCGGTCTGATGCCGATCATGTGGTCCCATGGCGCCGGCGCCGACGTGATGAAACGGATCGCCGCGCCGATGATCGGCGGGGTTATCACCTCGGGGGCCATGGAATTGATGGTCTTCCCGGTTATCTATTTCATGTGGCGGGGATTGAAACTGAAGCACGAATTCGAACCGACCGCGATGGAAGATATTCACGACTGA
- a CDS encoding zinc ribbon domain-containing protein: MILFFFISLAFLTWLICRELERRTVQPSLPGGRCGDCGGEIQSDWLICPRCRNLVQQHCPACGEAHACSDAYCPWCGDAVREKAA, translated from the coding sequence ATGATCCTCTTCTTTTTCATCAGCCTGGCGTTTCTGACCTGGTTGATCTGCCGGGAGCTTGAACGGCGAACCGTTCAGCCGTCTCTGCCGGGTGGTCGTTGCGGTGACTGCGGCGGCGAGATTCAGTCCGACTGGCTGATCTGCCCGCGTTGTCGCAACCTGGTGCAGCAGCATTGTCCGGCCTGCGGCGAGGCCCATGCCTGCAGTGACGCCTACTGTCCCTGGTGCGGGGATGCGGTGCGGGAGAAGGCGGCATGA
- a CDS encoding transporter, translating into MTRIYLSILAVLLTALPVSARGLSLEVGLDVTSGDYGTDETVTGVTIPLTVSYSAERYSLAVTLPWVSQSKGTTIFMGGRRFDNGVPGTIIGGGGMGGRRIDTTESNSGLGDASLDADLVLWRPASGPEIRLLGYLKAPTGDDDKGLGTGAWDFGGGLSARQDLGDWFLDGSLRAIFPGENGDFQPDQYWDWTASVGRYQGEHLWFSGGLEGATAPYDGGDNALEVVGRCGWDGEGFGFGGHLLAGLSNGSPDIGGGVFAYRSF; encoded by the coding sequence ATGACCAGAATTTACCTGTCGATTTTGGCTGTCCTGTTGACCGCGCTTCCGGTGTCGGCCCGGGGCTTGAGTCTGGAGGTCGGCCTGGATGTCACCAGCGGCGATTATGGGACGGATGAAACGGTGACCGGGGTGACGATTCCGTTGACGGTCAGTTACAGCGCCGAGCGTTACAGTCTTGCTGTCACCCTGCCCTGGGTCAGCCAGTCGAAGGGGACCACCATCTTCATGGGCGGGCGTCGTTTTGACAATGGCGTGCCGGGGACGATCATCGGAGGCGGTGGAATGGGCGGCCGCCGGATCGATACCACCGAGTCAAATTCAGGTCTCGGAGATGCCTCGCTGGATGCCGACCTGGTTCTCTGGCGCCCCGCTTCCGGTCCGGAGATCCGCCTGCTGGGTTACCTCAAGGCTCCGACCGGGGATGATGACAAGGGCCTGGGGACCGGTGCCTGGGATTTCGGCGGCGGCCTGTCCGCCCGGCAGGATCTCGGCGACTGGTTCCTGGATGGTTCGTTGCGCGCCATCTTCCCGGGAGAAAATGGTGATTTCCAGCCCGATCAGTACTGGGACTGGACGGCTTCCGTCGGTCGTTACCAGGGCGAACATCTCTGGTTTTCGGGTGGGCTGGAAGGTGCGACCGCTCCCTATGACGGTGGCGATAATGCCCTGGAAGTGGTCGGTCGCTGCGGCTGGGATGGTGAGGGTTTCGGATTCGGCGGGCACCTGCTGGCCGGTTTGAGCAACGGCAGCCCGGATATCGGCGGCGGCGTTTTTGCCTATCGGAGCTTTTAG
- a CDS encoding ABC transporter ATP-binding protein, translated as MALIRISELTKHFVNGADCVSALHGLDLAIEEGTFLGVMGPSGSGKSTLLGLLGGLTRPSAGKVEIDGIDLYRLSNEKRADFRREYLGFVFQSHNLVPYLTALENVMLPLAVSRLKDAEKKRFAAEVLERVGLKDRLLHLPQQLSGGEQERVAIARALVNKPPLILADEPTGSLDSATSRQVMELFSELHREGQTIVMVTHNRDNLDWFDRTIFLRDGQIVEEINQRPETPARECA; from the coding sequence ATGGCTCTCATCCGGATCAGTGAACTGACCAAACATTTTGTCAATGGCGCCGATTGCGTCTCCGCCCTGCATGGACTCGACCTGGCGATCGAGGAAGGAACCTTCCTTGGTGTGATGGGGCCCTCCGGTTCGGGCAAGAGTACGCTGCTCGGACTGCTTGGCGGCCTCACCCGGCCGAGTGCCGGCAAGGTGGAGATCGACGGCATCGATCTTTATCGCCTGTCGAATGAGAAACGCGCTGATTTCCGCCGGGAATACCTCGGTTTCGTTTTCCAGAGTCACAACCTGGTTCCCTACCTGACCGCCCTGGAAAACGTCATGCTGCCGTTGGCGGTCAGTCGGCTGAAGGACGCCGAGAAGAAGCGCTTCGCGGCCGAAGTCCTGGAGCGGGTCGGCCTCAAGGACCGGCTGCTGCACCTGCCGCAACAGCTCTCCGGCGGTGAACAGGAGCGGGTCGCCATCGCCCGGGCGCTGGTCAACAAGCCGCCGCTGATCCTGGCGGACGAGCCCACCGGCAGCCTGGACTCGGCCACCAGCCGGCAGGTGATGGAACTGTTCAGCGAACTGCATCGTGAGGGGCAGACCATTGTCATGGTCACCCACAACCGGGACAACCTGGACTGGTTCGACCGCACAATCTTTCTGCGTGATGGACAGATCGTCGAGGAAATCAACCAGCGGCCGGAAACACCGGCGCGGGAGTGCGCATGA
- a CDS encoding TlpA family protein disulfide reductase, translating to MGTRLFSSRSAGSRWKTFLLALLLLVPAVSAAAFQPGEVAPDFTLKDLAGRDVSLADYRGQLVVLDLGTTWCPGCRYQNRELAKIDDIFADNQVRILEIFMRETVETVRGFLKSLDLSEANALLDDGSVQKGYNVYLIPRVLIIDGKGRVRFDAGLTGADEIETKIRTLLAESKEVKEP from the coding sequence TTGGGAACGCGACTTTTTTCCTCACGTTCTGCCGGGTCACGATGGAAGACGTTCCTGCTCGCGCTGCTGTTGCTGGTTCCGGCGGTTTCGGCCGCGGCTTTTCAGCCCGGCGAGGTGGCCCCGGATTTCACCCTCAAGGATCTTGCCGGGCGGGATGTTTCCCTGGCCGATTACCGCGGACAGCTGGTGGTTCTTGATCTCGGCACCACCTGGTGCCCCGGGTGTCGCTACCAGAACCGGGAACTGGCCAAAATCGATGACATATTTGCCGATAACCAGGTCCGGATTCTTGAGATCTTCATGCGGGAGACGGTCGAAACGGTGCGTGGTTTCCTCAAGAGTCTCGATCTTTCGGAGGCCAATGCCCTGCTTGATGACGGTAGTGTGCAGAAGGGCTACAACGTTTACCTGATTCCGCGCGTGCTGATTATTGACGGCAAGGGCAGGGTCAGGTTTGACGCCGGGTTGACCGGAGCTGACGAAATTGAAACAAAGATCCGCACCTTGCTGGCGGAGTCCAAGGAGGTTAAAGAACCATGA
- a CDS encoding RT0821/Lpp0805 family surface protein, with protein sequence MKKHLAWFLLLAVVLAGCAPGTGPKQQGGTLLGAGTGALIGSAFGHGHGRLAAVAVGTLAGAMIGQEIGRGLDQQDKLAMERTAQQSLETLPSNQTGTWHNPDNDHSGTLTPIRTYQTAQGTYCREYRQTVTVAGNEESAYGTACREPDGSWKIIN encoded by the coding sequence ATGAAAAAACATCTTGCCTGGTTTCTGTTGCTCGCCGTCGTTCTTGCCGGCTGTGCCCCCGGTACCGGTCCCAAACAACAGGGCGGCACTCTGCTCGGCGCCGGCACCGGCGCCCTGATCGGTTCCGCCTTCGGTCACGGTCACGGTCGCCTGGCGGCGGTTGCCGTCGGTACCCTGGCCGGAGCGATGATCGGCCAGGAAATCGGCCGCGGTCTCGATCAGCAGGACAAGCTGGCCATGGAGCGCACCGCCCAGCAGAGCCTGGAAACCCTGCCCAGCAACCAGACCGGTACCTGGCACAACCCGGACAATGACCATTCCGGAACCCTGACTCCGATCCGCACCTACCAGACCGCCCAGGGCACTTATTGCCGGGAATACCGGCAGACGGTGACGGTTGCCGGGAACGAAGAGAGTGCCTACGGCACGGCCTGCCGGGAACCGGACGGTTCCTGGAAAATCATCAATTGA
- a CDS encoding OsmC family protein, with protein sequence MSQEIKQAIENLITAISSKPQMATSVFRASSYSEQDSLAVESRMRGFTTAIDEPLELGGTDSGPNPVEMLLAALGGCQEIVYRAYASVMGLRIERIEVHAKGYLDLRGLLNLAEVPAGFSQISFTTRIVSDEPEEKIRQLAEMVECHCPVMDTLQRPVPVAGKVEVVTPEGATGAGKVILTSVPDNPSVSGD encoded by the coding sequence ATGAGTCAAGAAATCAAGCAGGCCATTGAAAACCTGATCACCGCGATCTCCAGCAAACCGCAGATGGCCACTTCGGTTTTTCGGGCCTCCTCCTACTCGGAGCAGGACAGCCTCGCGGTGGAGTCACGGATGCGAGGCTTTACGACGGCCATTGATGAACCCCTGGAACTCGGCGGCACCGACAGCGGTCCGAATCCGGTGGAAATGCTCCTTGCCGCCCTGGGGGGATGCCAGGAAATCGTCTACCGGGCCTATGCCTCGGTCATGGGGCTGCGGATCGAGCGCATTGAAGTCCACGCCAAGGGATACCTGGATCTCCGCGGATTGCTCAATCTGGCCGAGGTCCCCGCCGGGTTTTCACAGATTTCATTCACGACCCGGATCGTGTCGGACGAACCGGAAGAGAAGATCCGTCAACTTGCCGAGATGGTTGAGTGCCATTGCCCGGTCATGGATACCCTGCAGCGACCGGTGCCGGTTGCCGGCAAGGTGGAGGTGGTGACCCCCGAGGGAGCCACCGGGGCAGGAAAGGTTATTCTCACCAGTGTTCCGGATAATCCTTCTGTGTCGGGTGACTAG
- a CDS encoding TolC family protein, with the protein MKYLFSILLLILLLPMSVSAADSLDGLVAEALKNNPDLKAAESRWHMFERKIIPARSLDDPMLSFAFVNYPTDSFAAGDTPMTGKDFKLSQKFPFPGKLGTKGEIAEQKALWYKGAYDDLKLQLTRKVKDGWYRLFYLDRAVSITNKNISILDDFIRLTETRYQVGTGIQQDVLKAQVERSKLMDQLFTLQQQRKTVQADLDSLLNRPTGTPIETPEIVPVTKVEQPLQELQTISEQKRPLFAAFQSIVDRYKARRKLAKLEYKPDFNIWGGYRFREEAGNDPVDGQDFASIGISINLPIYLDKRDEAVAEADSGIRMALQQYHEFRNRVSFNIHDAFVQMEKDRDLVLLYKTGIVPQADQTFKASLAAYQVGDVEFLSLLDALLKLYSYEMDYYRVLADHERDVARLEAESGLRFMAVEKIDTKPQP; encoded by the coding sequence ATGAAATATTTGTTCAGCATCCTGCTTCTTATTTTGCTGCTGCCCATGTCGGTGTCGGCTGCCGATTCCCTCGACGGGCTGGTGGCGGAGGCCCTGAAGAATAATCCCGACCTGAAGGCGGCGGAGTCCCGCTGGCACATGTTCGAGCGCAAAATCATTCCGGCGCGCTCTCTGGATGACCCGATGCTCTCGTTTGCCTTTGTCAACTATCCGACCGATTCGTTTGCAGCGGGCGACACCCCGATGACCGGCAAGGATTTCAAGCTGTCGCAGAAGTTTCCCTTCCCGGGAAAACTGGGGACCAAGGGGGAGATCGCCGAGCAGAAGGCCCTCTGGTACAAGGGGGCTTATGACGACCTGAAGCTGCAGTTGACCCGTAAGGTCAAAGACGGCTGGTATCGGCTTTTCTATCTTGATCGCGCCGTCTCCATCACCAACAAGAATATCAGTATCCTGGATGACTTTATCCGCCTGACCGAAACCCGGTACCAGGTCGGCACCGGCATCCAGCAGGATGTGCTCAAGGCCCAGGTCGAACGCTCGAAACTGATGGACCAGTTGTTCACCCTGCAGCAGCAGCGCAAGACCGTGCAGGCCGATCTGGACAGTCTGCTGAATCGCCCCACCGGAACCCCGATCGAGACTCCGGAAATTGTTCCCGTGACCAAGGTCGAGCAACCATTACAGGAGCTGCAGACGATATCGGAGCAGAAGCGGCCGCTTTTTGCCGCGTTCCAGTCCATTGTCGATCGTTATAAAGCCCGGCGCAAGTTGGCCAAACTTGAATACAAACCGGACTTCAACATCTGGGGTGGTTATCGTTTCCGCGAGGAAGCCGGCAACGACCCGGTTGACGGTCAGGATTTCGCCAGTATCGGTATCAGCATCAACCTGCCGATCTATCTGGACAAGCGGGATGAGGCTGTTGCCGAAGCCGATTCCGGTATCCGCATGGCGCTGCAGCAGTACCATGAGTTCCGCAACCGGGTCAGTTTCAATATCCACGATGCCTTCGTGCAGATGGAGAAGGATCGTGACCTGGTGCTGTTGTACAAGACCGGCATCGTGCCGCAGGCTGATCAGACGTTCAAGGCCAGCCTGGCCGCCTACCAGGTCGGCGATGTCGAATTTCTCAGTCTGCTGGATGCCCTGCTCAAACTCTACAGCTATGAAATGGATTATTACCGGGTTCTGGCCGACCACGAACGCGATGTGGCCCGCCTGGAAGCGGAATCCGGCCTCAGGTTCATGGCCGTCGAAAAGATAGATACCAAACCCCAGCCCTAA
- a CDS encoding c-type cytochrome produces MKFLWLSLLLLTAVPAFGHEDHPGGDHMAGMQAIKDKVPAEYRVMDRSPVTPTAESLARGASLFAQNCAVCHGPEGRGDGPAAASMRTRPANFHDAHHSGFYSPGEKYWIISNGLKSSGMPAYGDRLTPRQLWDLVNHVLSLPQKGMDDLFN; encoded by the coding sequence ATGAAATTTCTCTGGCTCTCCCTGTTGCTGCTGACCGCCGTCCCGGCTTTCGGGCATGAAGATCATCCCGGCGGTGACCACATGGCGGGTATGCAGGCGATCAAGGACAAGGTTCCCGCCGAGTACCGGGTCATGGATCGTTCGCCGGTTACGCCGACGGCGGAGTCTCTGGCCCGTGGTGCCTCATTGTTCGCTCAGAACTGTGCTGTCTGCCACGGTCCGGAAGGACGCGGCGACGGTCCCGCCGCGGCGTCGATGCGGACCCGGCCGGCCAATTTTCATGATGCTCATCACAGCGGCTTCTACAGCCCGGGGGAGAAGTACTGGATCATCAGCAACGGCCTGAAGAGCAGCGGCATGCCGGCCTACGGCGACCGGCTGACCCCGCGACAGCTCTGGGATCTGGTCAACCATGTTCTGTCCCTGCCGCAGAAGGGCATGGATGACCTCTTCAACTAG